In the genome of Cryptomeria japonica chromosome 8, Sugi_1.0, whole genome shotgun sequence, one region contains:
- the LOC131030234 gene encoding putative pectinesterase 11 has product MPTKRKTVSQELLRQNKKITDTFDKKFAFFFSVRTLVCTVLYLLVLLDFYAFVAKMKSKSSVPVFCLLVAALYVCCFLLFVQPTYGLGGFPVKKLSRKMHRSLAGNLGSVVDYSSALLIVVSKNKGEGDFSKVQDAIDAVPVDNKNLIFIRVQPGIYREKVTIPVEKPYIILSGRNASNTIITWNDNAGGTGGTYYCATMTVMASDFVARFITVQNSYGPGDQAVAIRISGDRSAFYSCRFVGFQDTVLDDSGRHYFKNCFIEGAADFICGDGQSIYEKCHLHTVPLLNGAITAQRRLSPGEQSGFVFIHSKITGAGLMFLGRAWGPYSRVIFAYTYMDNIIFPQGWDDWNDAGRQKTVTYAQYKCSGPGSNSAGRVPWSFELSDRDAAPFLSNSFVNGEQWIRKMPTRLRRATNLTPKNG; this is encoded by the exons ATGCCCACAAAACGGAAAACCGTTTCTCAAGAACTTCTCAGACAGAATAAAAAAATAACAGACACGTTTGATAAAAAGTTTGCGTTTTTCTTTAGCGTGCG GACTCTGGTCTGTACTGTATTATATCTTCTGGTTTTGTTGGATTTTTATGCATTTGTTGCAAAAATGAAGTCTAAGAGCTCAGTTCCTGTATTCTGTCTGCTTGTTGCAGCACTGTATGTTTGCTGCTTTTTGTTATTTGTGCAGCCTACTTATGGCCTTGGTGGATTTCCTGTAAAGAAACTGTCAAGAAAAATGCATAGATCTTTGGCTGGGAATCTTGGCAGTGTTGTAGATTACAGCTCTGCTCTTCTTATCGTCGTTTCGAAAAATAAAGGTGAAGGGGATTTTAGTAAGGTGCAAGATGCAATCGATGCTGTCCCTGTTGATAACAAAAACCTTATCTTCATTCGTGTTCAGCCTGGGATTTACAG GGAAAAGGTGACCATTCCTGTAGAGAAGCCATACATAATTCTAAGTGGGCGTAATGCCAGCAATACTATCATAACATGGAACGATAATGCAGGAGGAACTGGAGGAACATATTACTGTGCAACAATGACAGTAATGGCTTCCGATTTTGTAGCCAGATTTATCACAGTACAG AATTCATATGGTCCTGGTGATCAAGCCGTTGCAATAAGAATTTCTGGAGACAGGTCTGCGTTTTACAGCTGCAGATTTGTAGGCTTTCAGGACACTGTGCTTGACGACAGTGGAAGACACTACTTCAAAAACTGTTTCATTGAAGGTGCTGCAGATTTTATATGCGGTGATGGGCAATCCATCTACGAG AAATGTCATCTGCATACAGTTCCTCTGCTAAACGGAGCCATTACAGCGCAGAGAAGGCTTTCTCCAGGGGAACAATCAGGATTTGTGTTTATTCACTCTAAGATCACAGGAGCTGGCTTAATGTTTCTTGGCAGGGCATGGGGACCATACTCCAGAGTTATATTTGCTTATACCTACATGGATAATATTATCTTCCCTCAAGGATGGGATGACTGGAATGATGCTGGTAGACAAAA GACTGTAACTTATGCGCAGTATAAATGTTCTGGACCAGGCTCAAACAGTGCAGGAAGAGTGCCATGGTCATTTGAGCTGAGTGATAGGGATGCCGCTCCCTTTCTGAGCAACAGTTTTGTTAATGGTGAGCAGTGGATCAGGAAAATGCCCACTCGTTTGAGAAGAGCTACCAATCTTACTCCCAAAAACGGTTGA